The DNA window CGGGGCCGTTGTCCGCAATCTCGACCACCGCATAGTCGACCTCCAGCCGGGTGGTGATGCGGAGAATGGAGGGGGACTTCCGATGCTTGTCACTCTCCATGGCATCGAGCGCATTGTCGATCAGATTCGTCCAGACCTGATTCAACTGCCCGCCATGCGCACAGATCTTCGGGAGTTTGCAGTCATACTCTTTGACCACCTGGAAGCCATGCTTGGTGCGGAAGCTGAACAGTGTGAGTGTTGTTTCGAGACTCTGATTCAGATCGAATTCCGCCAAGGACGTACGATCCATGAACGAATAGCTCTTCATCGCCGAAACCAGATCGCTGATCCGCTTGGTGGCATGATCCATCTGGGTGAGCACCTGGGCCATCTCGATCGAGGAACTCACGCGATAGATTGCCAATTCGCGAATGTCGGGCGGCCAGGCAGACACTGCTTCCTGGAGCGACTGGAGATTAAAACCAGCATCAACATAGGCCGGAGCGCAACGCCAGCTCTCTTCGACTCCAATAGACCGGAACCACTCGGCAATGGACTCCTCAAGGTCATTGCGGGTGAGGGAATCCATCACTGGTGGACTCGCCACCGCTTGTGTGGCGCGCGCTTCCAAGGCGCGCACCTGTTCGTAGATTTCGGCGGAAGCGCACTTGACCGCAAGTTCGTCGAGGGTCTCCCGGTAACAGGCGAAAAGATTCTGTGCACTGGTGGTCGCTTGCCGCGCGGCGGCGGCAGGGTTATTGAGCTCATGTGCAAGACCGGCGGAGAGCTTGCCGATCGCGGCCAGTTTCTCCGTCTGGGTGGTCTGGCGGGCTACTTCGCGAACGCGATCGGTGAGGATCCCGACAAGGCGGGGGATGAGCTCAGGCAACTCCTGGTAGAGGGCGGAGAAGTCTTGCTTGGGAAAGCGCAGAACACGTGTGTGTGCCGTGGCACGGGAGGGATTCGGGTAGGCTGTCATCCGGGAGAAGGGAAGCACGCCCGAAATCGCTCCCGCATGGAGGGTGAAGAAGGGACCATCGGGCCGGTCGCTGCGTACCTGGATGTTCCCCTCGAGGATGATCGTCATGTGGGTGGCCGGATCTCCGGCATGGCTTAGATAGTCCCCGGCTTCATAGGTCAGTAGCTCACAGCGATCGAGAAACCACTGCAATTGTGCCTCGCTCAAGTCCGCAAATGCCGGGATGCGCCTGAGCTCTTCAACGCTAAGTTCCGCTGCCACCTTGCCCTGATTATCGCTTATACTCGTGCGATGTTCTTTGTGCTTCGGCTGTTGCTGGCTTGCTGCCTGGCTTACAGTGCCGACTCTGATGCGGTGATCTCCTCCCGGCTCCGGGCAAAGTTGACCCGTTCCAAGTTAAAGAGTGACGGGCTCCGGTTCCAAGTGAAGCAAGGCGTCGTGGAGTGGGAGGGCAATGTCAAGATCGCCCAGCATAAGGGCGCGGCAACACGGATGGCAAAGAGTTCCGGTGCGACTCGGGTGATCAATCGCATCCAGGTATCGGCAAAGACGGCGACAGAGAAGCCGCGGGAAGTGGTGGTTCAGGTCCCAAAACGTTAGCTTGGTGGTAGTCTGCTAGAGACGTGGAAGAACTCGCTGCACCGAATCGCAATCGCCTCTATATTCTGCTCGCCTGGCTCGCAACTTTGCCTTTATTACTGGTCGTTTTCTACCCGGCCTTGCAGGCGCCATTTCTTCTCGATGACCAGGTTGGCATCGTCAATAACTCAGAGTTCCGCAGCTTCAGCGTTCACAATCTGGTGATGCTCTTCCGGGGCCATGCCGACACGCGTGCCTATGACCATCATGCCGTTCCGGGCTTTGTCTCCATGGTGGATCATGCCTGGTCCGGTGTCGATCCCTTTGGCTATCACCTCACTAACTTGTTCATCCACTGGGCGAACTGCGGGCTGATTCTCCTGTTTTTTGTCACCGTCTGGAAGACGATTGAGAAGAATCTAACTTTGCAAGGGGTCTTGATGGGCATCAGCTTGATGACCATCTGGGCCGTGCATCCGTTTTCCACGATGCCGGTTGCCTATGTCACCTGCCGCACGGAATCGTTGATGGTCTTCTTCTACGTGCTCGCCTTGCTTGCCTTCCTGCGGGGTTGGGAATGGATCAGTATCCCGCTGGGTGTCGCCTCGATCCTATCAAAGGAGGTGGCCGTCACTTTGCCCGGCGCGATCCTGATGGTGGACTGGGCGCGGAGTGGGGTTGGCATCATCCCGACGCTCTTGCAGCGCATGCGCTACTACATCGTGTTGACCTCGGTCTGGCTGTTGATGATTGCCTACCATCTGCGTGGTTCGCGCCGGACGCAGATCGGCGCAGCAGGAATGCCGCTTGCTCATCCCTGGGAGTATTTCAAGACGGAATGCGGCATCATCGGCGACTATTTCCGGAAGCTCTTTTGGCCCACGAAGCTGCAGTTCTATCCGTTCTACCGGCCCGTGGCGCAGTGGCAGGAATGGGTGCCGCAATTGATTGGAATTGTTCTTTACCTGTGCCTCGCGGTTTACCTGTTGCGGAAGTCGCGCTGGCTTGGCATCGTTCTGTTATTTCCGTTATTAGTGCTGTTGCCGACTTCAACTTTCATTCCGATTCCGTACGAACCCGCAATGGAGTATCGGATGTATCTTCCGGGCGCCAGTTTCCTGGCCTTGCTGGTGATCGGGATCTGGCGCTGGGTCCGTCCCACCTGGGCGCGGATTGCTTTGATTGCCGTAGTCGCGATTCCCTTAGCCGTTGTGAGCCATTTGCGGACTCGCGACTACGAGACCTCTTTGAAACTGCATGAGCAGCAACTCACCGTTGATCCGCAGAGTCTCACCGCGTTAGAGGCCGTTACCGGATCGCTGTTCACAGCGGGCATGTATGATCGGGCGACTGTGACCGCCTGGAAGTTAGTCGATTATGCCCTTGCCGACAAAGATAAGGAGTTCGCCGGGCGCGGGTTCAACGCTCTTGGAACCATTGAGGCGAGCCGGAGAAACTACCGCGAGGCTCGTGATTTTTTCCAGCGCGCCATCGAGTTTGCCGATAATAACTCGGCGCGGCTGAGCCTGGCTAGTATGCAGGTGGAACTCATGGAGTTGCCCGAAGCGGAGAAGTTGCTCCGGGGGATTCTTGCACGCACCCCTGACCATCCTGAGGCCACGCTCTTGTTATATGAAGCGAAGATGTCCGCCAAAGACTATGACGAGGGCGAGAAGATTCTCGACCATTTCCTGACCTTGTATCCGGAGCGGAGCGCGGAACTCGAAGTCCAGAAGACCCGGGTTCTGCACCTGAAACGGAAACGAGCTGAAGGGGCGGCTCCGCTGGTTCGCAGTCAGGAATAGTCTTAGACTTTGTCTGGCTCCGGATGGATATAAGGAGCACGATAGGGCCGCCGGAGCATTGCCGTCGCCTCGTTGTCATTGAGGACCGTTCTCGTTTGGGAATCGTAGCGCAGCGTGCGGCCGAGCTTCATTGCCATGTTCGCGAGGATGCAGGATGCCGTTGAGATGTGGCCCTGTTCGATATCGGCGACGGGCCGCGAGCGATTGTCGATGGCGGCGAGCAGATCGCGCATATGTCCCCGGATGGCGGGCGCGACATGACGCTCGAGATCGGCTTCGGTGCGGTCTTCCGGGTATTGCTCAAACTCATAGGTGACGTCCTTGTGGACCGGCGATTCGCCCTTAGCGAGCGGGATATAGTCGTATCCCTGGACGCCCGCCTTGAGTGTTGCCTTGTCTCCATAGAAGGTGGCGCCCCAGGGGTACTTCGGATCGGGCGGGGCACCCCAGGAGCGGTGGGTCCAGATGACTTTCACATTGCCAAAGTCAAAGCTTGCTTCCTGGGTGTCCGGGATGTTCGCTTTGGATGCCTGGTCGATGAGAATGCCGCCTGTCGAGGAGACGCTTTGGGGCCAGCCAAGATTCATCATCCAGCGCACCATGTCGAGCATGTGGACGCACATGTCGCCCATGATGCCGTTGCCATATTCATTGAAGGCGCGCCAGGTGCGGGGATGGACGAGCGAGTTGTAGGGACGCATCGGCGCAGGCCCGGTCCAGCGTTCGTAGTCGAGATTCGCAGGCGGAGTGGAGTCTGGCGGATTCTGCGTGGCGCGCATGTGGTAGTAGCAATAAATTTCGACGAGGCCGATTTTGCCGAGCTTGCCTTCGTCGATGTAGCGATTCTTGGCTTCGATCAGATGGGGTGTCGAGCGGCGCTGGGTGCCGATCTGGACCGTTCGATTGTACTTGCGGGCAGCCGCCAGCATGCTTTCCCCTTCGATGACGTCGACCGAAATCGGCTTCTGCACATACAGGTCGAGGCCGGCACGCGCGCAATCGATCATCGCGAGCGAATGCCAGTGGTCTGGAGTTGCGATCTCGACCAGGTCGAGATCCTTTTCGGCAAGCATCTTCTGGTAGTCGGTGAAGAGGCGGGGCCGCTTTTTTGAGGCCTGACGGGAAGCGACCAGGTCAGCGGCCTTGTCGAGCATGACCGTGTCGACGTCGCAGAGGCTCACGATCTCGACAGGGGCAATCTGGACCAGGCGCAGGATGTCCGATTTGCCATACCAGCCGGAACCAATGAGTCCGACACGGCGTTTTTTCTGGACATCGAAAGTCTGGGCGGAGAGGTCGTAGGCCAGGGAGGCGGCGGTGGAGGCAAGGAAACTGCGACGAAGCATGGCGGTGCAGTCAGTATAACCGGGTCCTCAGGCAAAGCTCTTGAGGAGTGCGGAAAGGCCTTTTTCAAAAGCCAATTGCGAGTTGGCCGTTCCAAACTGACCCGCTCTTTCCAGAGTCACGTAGCCATGCAGATAGGACCAGAGCGCGAGGATGGCAGGGGTGTGGTCCCGCCGGGTTTTGTTCTGTTTGGCGATCGCGGCGAGCAGCACATTCCAGATCTCTTTTGATTCCGGTTGGGCATTGGGGATGGTGATGAGTTGGTAGAGCGACTGGTTTTCCTGTGCGAAGCGAATGTAGGCGAGAGACATCGCTTTCAGTCCTTTTGCGGACTGCATCGCTTCGAGCAGAGAGCGGGTGGCCAGCGCTCCGAGCGCGGATTCCAGTGCTGCGCGGTCCGCGTAGTGATGATACAAACTCGAGGCCCGGACGCCCAGAGAAGCGGCGATATTCCGCATCGATAGCGACTCCCAGCCCTGCTGCTCCACAATGGCCAACGCAGCCTGGAGAATTGCTGCAGCTTCTGTTTTTGCGGGAAAAGGCATTGTGAACAGTGTAAGCCTTGGGAGGGAGGAGAAACACCAAAAGTGCCGCTTGCGCGGCACCCAGGTTCCAAGAACGAATTTGAATCGGCGGTCTAGCGGGCCGGAGGAGTCGTGGCGGCGTCCTTCTTGTGCTTCTTATGCTTGCCGGACTTGGACCTCTCAGCCTTCGTCGGAGCCTGGTTTGTTGCAGGTGGTGTGCTTTGGGCGAACAGTGCGCTCATCGCCAAAATCGTTGTTGCAAAAGTGATCTTTGTTTTCATGAGTTCTCTATGGAACCTCCCTGCTCATAAGACGCGGTGGGCGAAAAAATACATGTCGCTTCTGGAGGCTATTTTCAATCCGCCGGAATGGGAGGTGGCGGGGACGATCCAAAAGCAAGAGAGGCGCCCCGGTGGGAGCGCCTCTCGATTGTTCTTGTTTTGGTGTTCTTGTTTTGGAACTTAATTCTTTTCGAAGGGCTTCTCGACGGCTTTGCCGACCTTCTTTGTCCCCTTGGCGATGTCCTTGCCTACGACTTTGGATCCCTTGACAGTTTCCTTAGCCCCCTCTTTGGTTCCTTCTGCTACGTCCTTGCTGACTTCCTTCGTCTTCTTTGCAGCGTGCTTGGTCCCCTTCTCAGTGCCTTCCGCGACGTCCTTGGCGACATCCTTGGTTTTCTCGGCTGCCACCTTCGCACCGTGTCCGGTTGCGTCGGCGGCCTTCTTGGCGACATTCTGTGCTGACAGCATGAGCGTTGCGGCCAGAATTCCTACGAAAAATTGACTAATTTTCATAAACTATTACCCTCTTTGAACTTGATTCCAGCGCTGCGTAGGCGCCTGCTGAGTATAGGATGCACTATGAGGCAAGAAAGTTTTCGCACACCTCGCGAAGAATATGTAGATTTTAGAGAGGATATCTTCATCTAAGAGAATGGATGGTAGCGACGCAATGAAGAATTTTAGCCAGCGATGGATGCCCGCAGCATTGGGCCTTTTGATGAGTGTTCATGGAGGAACCGTGATGGCAGCAGCAGATTTTCCGGAACCGGCAGTCGACCAGAAACTGGCAACGAGCCCAGGGAAAGCAACCGCGGTGCTGGCGGGCGGCTGTTTCTGGTGTACAGAAGCGGTGTTTGAAATCATGGAAGGCGTAGACGATGTGATTTCCGGCTATGCAGGCGGCACTAAGGAGACGGCGAAGTACGACATTGTGTCGACAGGACGCACGGGGCACGCGGAATCGATTCTCATCACCTACGATCCGTCGAAAGTGAGCTATGGACAACTGCTGAAGATCTTCTTCAGTGTTGCCCACGATCCGACGACGCTGAACCGG is part of the Bryobacter aggregatus MPL3 genome and encodes:
- a CDS encoding sensor histidine kinase, which translates into the protein MAAELSVEELRRIPAFADLSEAQLQWFLDRCELLTYEAGDYLSHAGDPATHMTIILEGNIQVRSDRPDGPFFTLHAGAISGVLPFSRMTAYPNPSRATAHTRVLRFPKQDFSALYQELPELIPRLVGILTDRVREVARQTTQTEKLAAIGKLSAGLAHELNNPAAAARQATTSAQNLFACYRETLDELAVKCASAEIYEQVRALEARATQAVASPPVMDSLTRNDLEESIAEWFRSIGVEESWRCAPAYVDAGFNLQSLQEAVSAWPPDIRELAIYRVSSSIEMAQVLTQMDHATKRISDLVSAMKSYSFMDRTSLAEFDLNQSLETTLTLFSFRTKHGFQVVKEYDCKLPKICAHGGQLNQVWTNLIDNALDAMESDKHRKSPSILRITTRLEVDYAVVEIADNGPGIPVELQGRIFDPFFTTKDQGEGTGLGLDTVYHIVKQHNGDIRFTSSEEGTSFCIRLPLHP
- a CDS encoding BON domain-containing protein, with protein sequence MFFVLRLLLACCLAYSADSDAVISSRLRAKLTRSKLKSDGLRFQVKQGVVEWEGNVKIAQHKGAATRMAKSSGATRVINRIQVSAKTATEKPREVVVQVPKR
- a CDS encoding tetratricopeptide repeat protein, with the translated sequence MEELAAPNRNRLYILLAWLATLPLLLVVFYPALQAPFLLDDQVGIVNNSEFRSFSVHNLVMLFRGHADTRAYDHHAVPGFVSMVDHAWSGVDPFGYHLTNLFIHWANCGLILLFFVTVWKTIEKNLTLQGVLMGISLMTIWAVHPFSTMPVAYVTCRTESLMVFFYVLALLAFLRGWEWISIPLGVASILSKEVAVTLPGAILMVDWARSGVGIIPTLLQRMRYYIVLTSVWLLMIAYHLRGSRRTQIGAAGMPLAHPWEYFKTECGIIGDYFRKLFWPTKLQFYPFYRPVAQWQEWVPQLIGIVLYLCLAVYLLRKSRWLGIVLLFPLLVLLPTSTFIPIPYEPAMEYRMYLPGASFLALLVIGIWRWVRPTWARIALIAVVAIPLAVVSHLRTRDYETSLKLHEQQLTVDPQSLTALEAVTGSLFTAGMYDRATVTAWKLVDYALADKDKEFAGRGFNALGTIEASRRNYREARDFFQRAIEFADNNSARLSLASMQVELMELPEAEKLLRGILARTPDHPEATLLLYEAKMSAKDYDEGEKILDHFLTLYPERSAELEVQKTRVLHLKRKRAEGAAPLVRSQE
- a CDS encoding Gfo/Idh/MocA family protein, producing the protein MLRRSFLASTAASLAYDLSAQTFDVQKKRRVGLIGSGWYGKSDILRLVQIAPVEIVSLCDVDTVMLDKAADLVASRQASKKRPRLFTDYQKMLAEKDLDLVEIATPDHWHSLAMIDCARAGLDLYVQKPISVDVIEGESMLAAARKYNRTVQIGTQRRSTPHLIEAKNRYIDEGKLGKIGLVEIYCYYHMRATQNPPDSTPPANLDYERWTGPAPMRPYNSLVHPRTWRAFNEYGNGIMGDMCVHMLDMVRWMMNLGWPQSVSSTGGILIDQASKANIPDTQEASFDFGNVKVIWTHRSWGAPPDPKYPWGATFYGDKATLKAGVQGYDYIPLAKGESPVHKDVTYEFEQYPEDRTEADLERHVAPAIRGHMRDLLAAIDNRSRPVADIEQGHISTASCILANMAMKLGRTLRYDSQTRTVLNDNEATAMLRRPYRAPYIHPEPDKV
- a CDS encoding TetR/AcrR family transcriptional regulator; translated protein: MPFPAKTEAAAILQAALAIVEQQGWESLSMRNIAASLGVRASSLYHHYADRAALESALGALATRSLLEAMQSAKGLKAMSLAYIRFAQENQSLYQLITIPNAQPESKEIWNVLLAAIAKQNKTRRDHTPAILALWSYLHGYVTLERAGQFGTANSQLAFEKGLSALLKSFA
- the msrA gene encoding peptide-methionine (S)-S-oxide reductase MsrA — its product is MKNFSQRWMPAALGLLMSVHGGTVMAAADFPEPAVDQKLATSPGKATAVLAGGCFWCTEAVFEIMEGVDDVISGYAGGTKETAKYDIVSTGRTGHAESILITYDPSKVSYGQLLKIFFSVAHDPTTLNRQGADVGPQYRSEIFFTDPEQKKIAEAYIAQLNAAKVFKSPIVTKVEPLDKFYTAESYHQNYAVQNRQNPYIVNVSDPKVEKLKKMFPGCVRKRK